A single window of Streptomyces griseoviridis DNA harbors:
- the aztA gene encoding zinc ABC transporter ATP-binding protein AztA produces the protein MKIMFNKPRTSPAPPLDRPALLRFTGLCAGYPGRPVLHHLSGEIAELSTTALVGPNGSGKSTLLGVLAGVIRPTAGDLLRACHRPPAFVPQRGAVGDTLPLTVRQTVEMGRWGERGPWRRLTARDRATVDAVLDRLGIGDLASRQLGELSGGQRQRALIAQGLAQESELLLLDEPTTGLDSEARERIGALLTALVADGVTVVQATHDLDVARAADACLLLQDGRLTGQGRPDQVLTASALTGVGQAL, from the coding sequence ATGAAAATCATGTTCAACAAACCGCGCACCTCGCCCGCCCCGCCCCTCGACCGCCCCGCGCTCCTCCGCTTCACGGGACTGTGCGCCGGCTATCCAGGACGCCCCGTCCTCCATCACCTCAGCGGTGAGATAGCCGAGTTGAGCACGACGGCGCTCGTCGGCCCGAACGGCAGCGGCAAGTCCACCCTGCTCGGCGTGCTCGCCGGTGTGATCAGGCCGACAGCAGGCGACCTCCTCCGCGCCTGCCACCGGCCGCCCGCCTTCGTGCCGCAGCGCGGAGCGGTCGGCGACACCCTTCCGCTCACCGTCCGGCAGACCGTGGAGATGGGGCGCTGGGGCGAGCGCGGTCCGTGGCGCCGGCTGACCGCACGGGACCGCGCGACCGTGGACGCGGTGCTCGACCGCCTCGGCATCGGCGATCTCGCCTCCCGCCAACTGGGCGAGCTGTCCGGCGGACAGCGTCAACGCGCGCTCATCGCCCAGGGGTTGGCGCAGGAGTCGGAGCTGCTGCTCCTCGACGAGCCGACCACCGGCCTCGACTCGGAGGCGAGGGAGAGGATCGGGGCGCTGCTGACCGCGCTCGTCGCCGACGGGGTGACGGTCGTCCAGGCCACCCACGACCTCGACGTGGCGCGCGCGGCGGACGCCTGCCTCCTGCTCCAGGACGGTCGCCTCACCGGGCAGGGGCGTCCGGACCAGGTGCTCACCGCGTCGGCCCTGACCGGGGTCGGGCAGGCGCTCTGA
- a CDS encoding ABC transporter ATP-binding protein: MRLTVDRLHIALDRTPILHGVSLEAHGGDIVGLVGPNGSGKSTLLRAVYRSLRPADGVVRVGDDDVWAVSARTAALRTAAVLQDTTGNTTGLTVTEIVALGRAPHHGLLGRDGAEDHRAVQEAIDHCGARPYADRDYASLSGGERQRVLLARALAQSPQLLVLDELTNHLDIRARFELLDLIRATGITTLAVLHDLDLAARLCDHLVVLHEGAVVAAGPVLDVLTPQVFGDVFGVRATTERHADGVIRITYGAQPLAHGRPERAATG, encoded by the coding sequence ATGAGACTCACTGTCGACCGACTCCACATCGCACTGGACCGCACCCCGATCCTGCACGGCGTCAGCCTCGAAGCCCACGGCGGCGACATCGTCGGCCTGGTCGGACCCAACGGCAGCGGCAAGTCGACGCTGCTGCGCGCCGTCTACCGCTCCCTGCGCCCGGCGGACGGCGTCGTCAGGGTCGGTGACGACGACGTGTGGGCGGTGTCCGCCCGCACCGCCGCCCTCCGCACCGCCGCCGTCCTCCAGGACACCACGGGCAACACCACCGGCCTGACCGTCACGGAGATCGTCGCCCTGGGTCGCGCCCCGCACCACGGCCTGCTGGGCCGCGACGGCGCCGAGGACCACCGGGCCGTCCAGGAGGCCATCGACCACTGCGGCGCACGACCGTACGCCGACCGGGACTACGCCTCCCTCTCCGGTGGCGAACGCCAACGCGTGCTGCTGGCACGGGCGTTGGCGCAGAGCCCGCAGCTCCTCGTCCTGGACGAGCTGACCAACCACCTCGACATCAGGGCCCGGTTCGAGCTCCTCGACCTGATCCGCGCCACCGGCATCACCACCCTCGCCGTCCTGCACGACCTCGACCTCGCCGCCCGGCTCTGCGACCACCTGGTCGTCCTGCACGAGGGAGCGGTGGTCGCCGCGGGGCCGGTCCTCGACGTGCTGACCCCGCAGGTTTTCGGGGACGTCTTCGGTGTCCGGGCGACGACGGAACGGCACGCCGACGGCGTCATCCGCATCACGTACGGGGCCCAACCGCTCGCGCACGGGCGGCCGGAGAGGGCCGCGACCGGCTGA
- a CDS encoding FecCD family ABC transporter permease: MIVAISVGAVNVPLGDVWGIVLHHVTGAGAAPSDPALDQIVWNFRTPRVVSAALVGAGLAVTGAVLQTVVSNPLADPVVLGFSYGATLGAVLVITLGGGAALAGLGVPGAAFAGALAAGALVFALGQRRGRLAPTRLVLAGVAVGYVFLSATSYVQLQATPSELRTVMFWMLGSVAGAQWDQLPPVAGVVLVTTVLLALLGRRLNVLLAGDESATALGVDVNRLRAVLLVLSALLTGTVVAVAGGIGFVGLMIPHLVRLTTGADHRRLLPLTALLGSVYLVLVDLLSRTLDRPNELPLGILTALLGAPFFLWLLRHNKGLD; the protein is encoded by the coding sequence ATGATCGTGGCGATCAGCGTCGGGGCGGTGAACGTCCCGCTCGGTGACGTGTGGGGGATCGTCCTGCACCATGTCACCGGCGCGGGAGCGGCCCCCTCCGATCCCGCGCTCGACCAGATCGTCTGGAACTTCCGCACCCCGCGGGTCGTGTCGGCGGCCCTGGTCGGCGCGGGCCTGGCGGTGACCGGAGCGGTGCTGCAGACCGTGGTGTCCAACCCGCTGGCCGACCCCGTCGTGCTCGGCTTCTCCTACGGCGCCACGCTCGGCGCGGTCCTCGTCATCACCCTGGGCGGCGGCGCCGCGCTCGCCGGGCTCGGGGTGCCGGGAGCGGCCTTCGCCGGGGCGCTGGCGGCGGGCGCGCTGGTCTTCGCCCTCGGACAGCGGCGGGGCCGACTCGCGCCCACGAGGCTGGTACTGGCGGGGGTCGCGGTCGGCTACGTCTTCCTCTCCGCGACCAGCTACGTGCAACTCCAGGCGACGCCATCGGAGTTGCGGACGGTCATGTTCTGGATGCTGGGCAGCGTCGCCGGCGCCCAGTGGGACCAACTGCCCCCGGTCGCAGGCGTGGTGCTGGTGACGACGGTGCTCCTGGCGCTCCTCGGCCGGCGTCTCAACGTCCTGCTGGCCGGGGACGAGTCCGCCACCGCGCTCGGCGTCGACGTCAACCGGCTGCGCGCCGTCCTGCTGGTTCTCAGCGCGCTGCTGACCGGCACGGTCGTCGCCGTCGCCGGCGGCATCGGCTTCGTCGGCCTGATGATCCCGCATCTGGTGCGCCTGACGACCGGCGCCGACCACCGCAGGCTGCTGCCCCTGACCGCTCTGCTCGGCTCGGTGTACCTGGTCCTCGTCGACCTGCTCTCCCGTACCCTCGACCGCCCCAACGAACTGCCGCTGGGCATCCTCACGGCCCTCCTCGGCGCCCCCTTCTTCCTCTGGCTGCTGCGCCACAACAAGGGCCTGGACTGA
- a CDS encoding ABC transporter substrate-binding protein encodes MSINRPVATALAAALCLLTAACGDSPDSGGAGARTTGAAASKTGYPVTLENCGRKETFERAPSRVVVMNGASVAEVSTLLALGLGDRIVANGQSYGMSEVPGRAEAIKKLPTGDVKLNEAYDIPREAMLGLRPDLVLSVTTYGFDQKNGFATRDQLDQVGAASYVSPQGCDDDPSKMTVADSYRLLRDLGRIFDVSDRAEKLIAASEENIAAVSEKVEGEKKPEVMVLFSTMRMGGNEFSSVVANGIINDILTKAGASNAFESAARTTFADLSKEKVAATAVDAVVVIAYNDPNPAAYARKLLKEFPQWPAARNNAYVTVSDSMYLGPSNDLAVAKIAKKLHPDAF; translated from the coding sequence ATGTCGATCAACCGGCCGGTCGCCACCGCCCTGGCCGCGGCCCTCTGTCTGCTCACGGCGGCATGCGGCGACTCCCCGGACAGCGGCGGGGCGGGCGCCCGGACGACCGGGGCCGCGGCCTCGAAGACCGGCTACCCGGTGACCCTGGAGAACTGCGGCCGGAAGGAGACGTTCGAGCGGGCCCCCAGCAGAGTCGTCGTCATGAACGGTGCCTCCGTGGCCGAGGTCTCCACGCTTCTCGCCCTCGGGCTCGGCGACAGGATCGTCGCCAACGGGCAGTCGTACGGCATGTCCGAGGTGCCGGGCCGCGCCGAGGCCATCAAGAAGCTGCCCACCGGTGACGTCAAGCTCAACGAGGCCTACGACATTCCGCGCGAGGCCATGCTCGGCCTGCGCCCCGACCTCGTCCTGTCCGTCACCACCTACGGCTTCGACCAGAAGAACGGATTCGCCACCCGCGATCAGCTCGATCAGGTGGGAGCCGCAAGCTATGTCTCCCCGCAGGGCTGCGACGACGACCCCTCGAAGATGACCGTCGCCGACAGCTACCGGCTGCTGCGCGACCTGGGCAGGATCTTCGACGTCAGCGACAGGGCAGAGAAGCTGATCGCCGCCTCAGAGGAGAACATCGCGGCGGTCTCCGAGAAGGTCGAGGGAGAGAAGAAGCCCGAGGTCATGGTGCTTTTCTCCACCATGCGGATGGGCGGCAACGAGTTCAGCTCGGTCGTCGCCAACGGCATCATCAACGACATCCTCACCAAGGCCGGCGCCTCCAACGCCTTCGAGAGCGCCGCCCGGACCACCTTCGCCGACCTGAGCAAGGAGAAGGTGGCCGCCACCGCCGTCGACGCCGTCGTCGTCATCGCCTACAACGACCCGAACCCGGCGGCCTACGCCAGGAAACTGCTGAAGGAGTTCCCCCAGTGGCCGGCCGCCAGGAACAACGCGTACGTGACGGTGTCCGACTCGATGTACCTCGGCCCCAGCAACGACCTCGCCGTGGCGAAGATCGCCAAGAAGCTGCACCCGGACGCCTTCTGA
- a CDS encoding sigma-70 family RNA polymerase sigma factor, which yields MTSVLPAHRADRASADASATAWALAARGGDPDAADHFVRALHGDVLRYVTYLSGDAQTAHDLTQDTFARAFGSLHRFEGRASARSWLLSIARRAVADSLRRAAVRPRIADAVDWRTAQESAQPCGLPGFDEGVALLDLLGTLPEERREAFLLTQVVGLSYEEAAGFVGCPVGTVRSRVFRARATLDRLVRDSETSGVLAA from the coding sequence ACGCGTCGGCGACCGCCTGGGCGCTGGCCGCCCGCGGCGGAGACCCCGACGCGGCCGACCACTTCGTCCGCGCCCTGCACGGCGATGTGCTGCGGTACGTCACCTACCTCAGCGGTGACGCGCAGACCGCCCACGACCTGACCCAGGACACCTTCGCGCGGGCCTTCGGCAGCCTGCACCGCTTCGAGGGGCGGGCCTCGGCCCGCAGTTGGCTGCTGTCGATCGCGCGCCGGGCGGTCGCCGACAGCCTGCGCCGCGCCGCCGTCCGCCCCCGGATCGCGGACGCCGTCGACTGGCGGACGGCGCAGGAGAGCGCCCAGCCGTGCGGTCTGCCGGGGTTCGACGAAGGTGTCGCCCTGCTCGACCTCCTGGGGACGCTGCCCGAGGAACGGCGGGAGGCGTTCCTGCTGACCCAGGTGGTCGGACTGTCGTACGAGGAGGCGGCCGGTTTCGTCGGCTGTCCCGTCGGGACGGTCCGCTCCAGGGTGTTCCGTGCCCGCGCCACCCTTGACCGGCTGGTGAGGGACAGCGAGACGTCGGGCGTCCTGGCGGCCTGA